Proteins from a genomic interval of Candidatus Woesearchaeota archaeon:
- a CDS encoding phosphate uptake regulator PhoU, whose product MHRRKIQLIAGTTYSVSLPKEWIRKNNLKEKNEISIYEKNNRTLVISPHTIEEKKLNDISLDIDKYASNIDQVLFGVYYLGIENISLFSKKKLTKDVKTRIRKTITHMSGTEITYEDKQKIIIKVLLDKSKVDVFQVLYRINLIIESSISNILEQLNINEIKINENEIDRLYHLIAKIVLLSLVNTNILYSSKIKNVSLIPDYFLISKRLENIGDSINHLSEYLHKTKVKFENKKEILNFVKTELDRSITHIMGSPPKIFEKIDFDNLRIINNYISKLKDKTIQNYLEDIIRYVVDIEEEIVNISFYNQLIHEGVL is encoded by the coding sequence ATGCACAGAAGAAAAATACAATTAATTGCTGGAACAACCTACTCAGTATCATTACCAAAAGAATGGATTAGGAAAAATAATTTAAAAGAAAAAAATGAAATTTCCATCTATGAAAAAAATAATAGAACTTTAGTTATATCTCCACATACAATTGAAGAAAAAAAACTAAATGACATTTCCTTGGATATTGATAAATATGCTTCTAATATTGACCAGGTACTATTTGGGGTATATTATTTAGGAATTGAAAATATAAGCTTATTTTCTAAAAAGAAATTAACAAAAGATGTCAAAACAAGAATTAGAAAAACAATAACCCATATGAGCGGTACTGAAATAACCTATGAAGATAAACAAAAAATTATAATAAAGGTATTATTAGATAAATCAAAAGTGGACGTCTTTCAAGTATTATACAGAATAAATTTAATTATTGAATCATCTATTTCAAATATCCTAGAACAATTAAACATTAATGAAATAAAAATAAATGAGAATGAAATTGACAGATTATATCACCTAATAGCAAAAATTGTTTTACTATCACTAGTAAATACAAATATTTTATATTCATCTAAAATAAAGAACGTGTCTTTAATCCCAGATTATTTTTTGATAAGTAAAAGATTAGAGAACATAGGAGACAGTATTAACCATCTTTCAGAATATTTGCATAAAACTAAAGTTAAGTTTGAAAATAAAAAGGAAATATTAAATTTTGTTAAAACTGAACTTGACAGAAGTATAACACATATCATGGGTAGTCCTCCCAAAATTTTTGAAAAAATAGATTTTGATAATCTAAGAATAATAAATAATTATATTTCAAAATTAAAAGACAAAACCATTCAAAATTACTTAGAAGACATAATTAGATATGTTGTTGATATAGAAGAAGAAATAGTCAATATATCATTTTATAATCAATTAATTCACGAGGGTGTTCTATAA